The sequence below is a genomic window from Tachysurus vachellii isolate PV-2020 chromosome 2, HZAU_Pvac_v1, whole genome shotgun sequence.
ATATTTTACCTCACAACAGGTCAAACATAGACTACATGCAACTTGTTCTTTTGTGTAATGAGCAAGATTTTAAGTACTTTGGACCAGCTCATGTTTTTAGATCACTAATTGAAGATTTCAAAGATCTTGTGGAGAATGGTGTTGTGGTGAATGATGGCAAAACTTTGAAAGCTTCTTTGTGTTCCATCGTAGGTGACAACCTGGGATCCCACATGATTGGTGGTTTTGTCGAGAACTTTAGCCGAAGCCTACATTCCTGCAGGTATTGCACCATTGAGAGAGACTCATTCCATGCCACACCTTTAGAACCTGCTATGAGGCAAACTGTGGAGTCTTACAAGAGAAACATTCAGGAACTTGCTACCTTAGGCGATAATGTAGTTGATGGAGTCAAATTTAACTCTCCTTTTAATCAGCTGAATTCTTTTCATGTTTGTCAGCCTTGCTTGCCCCCCTGCCTTGGACATGACCTCTTTGAGGGTGTTGTGGCATCTGATCTTAAGTTGTACATTGATTACTTGGTAAATCAAGAAAAATTCTTTACTTTCACAGAGCTTAATTGCTATATTAAACAGTTTAAGTACATGGGAAATGATGCTGCCAATAAGCCAGTTGAGGTTAACTTGGGGAGTGAGAAGCTTTGTGGTCACGCTGTTCAGAACTGGTGTCTTCTAAGACTTTTACCAGTTATTGTTGGACACCGAATTAAGGATCCAGAATCAGAAGGGTGGCAGCTCGTTCTACTCCTCAGACAAATTGTAGACCTAATTTGTGCACCAGCGATACTGGCAGATCAGGTTGCTTATCTGAAAGTGCTCATTGATGAGTACATTCATTTTAGGTATGTGACTTTCCCTTCTAAGCCTCTCAAGCCTAAACATCACTACTTGTGCCATTACCCAGAGCTTATAAAACAATTTGTACCACTCATTCGCTTATGGACTATGCGGTTTGAGAGCAAACGTaccttttttaaacaatgtgcTAGAAAATTGCACaacttaaaaaatgtatgtgcAACACTTGCAGAAAGGCACCAGCTTCTCCAAGCCTATTTAAGTGCTGGAAACCTCTTTCAGCTTTCTGTGCAAGTTGAAAAAGGCTCTGAATTTTATTCTTGTGATTTTAACGAAGCGATCAGGGAATCAGTTGATCATTTTGATTTTCAGCCAGGCAATACATTAGTAGCTACTGAAATCACTTTGAAAGGAACAAAGTACAGGAAAGGCATGGTTGTTCTTTTGGCCATTAATGATGAGGGTTTGGAGGTTGGCAGAATTAAACTAATTCTTGTTCACCAGAATTCTGTGGTTTACTTTACTTTGTGTCTGAGAAACGGTGTGCTGTCCGGTTGGTGGATTTGGGTGTATACTGCATAACAGATGAGGACCCAAGACATGTCTGTGTACTTCAAGAGGATATATTAGATTATTACCCTCTCCAGGAGTATAACACATGTGGCTTGTCTGTGATTGTGTTACACTCTTTTCCATCTTTTTAAGGTATGTCTAATTTAGAGGAAATAAAACTTGCCATCTCCTCTTCGTTACCTGGTCTCTCTGATGAAACGCTTCAAAAATTTATCCATGGTCTTTCTGCTATTGGTGTTGAGACAAAAGATGACCTCCGGTATGTCAAAGAAGAAGACCTCATGGAATTCCTCAGGCCTATACAATGCCGCAAACTACTGAATGCATGAAAAAATGAAGgtatgttttatttgatttgatttaaaatgactAATGTCCATTTGTCTCGTATTGtaaaatgtttcatgttcaaatgaatttttttttaaaatttggttATTTGTGTTAGAACAATCCAGCTGCTCGACTCCCCAACGATCATCGCGTCAAATTCTTTCGGATATGTCAAGCCCAGGATCAGAGAGTTCTACACCATCTCGTTCTACTGCTTGCTTTTTCTTGCGCCTGGGCTGAAACATTTAAGGTGCCTTGGGAAGTCATGCCTTCCAAAATTAAACTGGccattgcaaataaaaaaagaccatCACCAGCTGATTGAAGGAAGCTAGTAAGAATGTTAGTGGATAACATGCAAAAACATGAAGTAAACCCATCAAAGGCACAGTGTCAGATTGTAGTGCAGAATATTGTTAAGCAGTACCCGGACAGCTTTGCTGATGTTCTGTCTGATGGAACAAAAATAGGTAGTGGGTATGCCTCTTTGCTCTTACAAGTTAAAACCCGTGTTGAACATGTAAACAGAAACAACACTTTAGCTCATCGGAGAAAAGAACGACTGCGATCATCATGTAGAACTGTAAGCCAGAGCTCAAGAAGGCTGGCTGATCAATATGGTTGTGTCAGTTGGCAGCCGGAGGAGTTTCCTGCAGGAGAAAATGATGACACTCTAGAAGAGAAGCACAAGCAAATAGTGCTGCTTCATTCTACTGAAGGAATGTCTGGAGCCAATAGAGGAGAACTTCACAAGTTGATGGAGGTCACATATTACCGTCAGCGCCGTGATATAAACGCCACTCCACCACTGTCTGAACTAAAGAACTCATGGCCTTACCTGTTTTGTCTGAAGGGgatctttttacatttccaaTTGCTTACTGACATCTCACTGCTACAAAAAATCATGGAGAGCATTgaagggaaaggaaagaggATTCTAAGATTTTTTCAagaaaaaccaacaaacaaagagGTGTGTGCTGTTCTGTCAAAGTATCAAGAGGGAAATTTTCTTGTCCTGTGCATCTTGAAACTCTTAATGGCCCATTTAAAAGAGAGAACAGAATCACTTCTAATTGAAGCTGATGTAAGTataacatttagatttttaatgtcttaaatatttaattgcaaatatttaatgcaaaattaatttttgtttttcttaggCAGCAGCAACTGCAGCCGACATGGAAAGAGAGGGATTACCGGATTCACCCGCATTGATCATTCAAGGTTTGTTGCTTTactttgtgtctgtctccatCAATTATTTGCTTTCTACTGTAGCTCTTGTACCTCtttgtcctgtactgttttttttcttctcactttAATGGCCATTTTATAAATTGATTTTTGCCACCTCTGTTCCTGTATTCTATTCACAATTATATTCTCAGTCCTATATTCCTTCCACAGTTAGCTCTCTCTGTgccctgtttttgttgttgtctctgAACCATTCTCTCTCCTTATCAAAAATCCCTATTAGTAACATGTTGCGTAAACTAATGGACTTTGAATGGCTTGTCATTTAAAGTATTTCAATAGAATTACACTCTGATTTCCAAGTTCATATTCTTGCCTTTAAGGTAGGCACAGTTCAGACCATTTCTTTAGTTAATGACTTCAGAACAATCACTTTAGGAATGTGTGCACTGCATAGTTAATATTTAAGTGCTGCTGTTCTCTGAGGTTTTTTCCAAGGCTCAAGCCTTACAATGTGcaatctccttttttttttattgtttcaccAAATACATTTTGGAATCTGGTTATGTTAAATAGCCATTACAATAAATTTATGTTAGTGAACCTGTTATTGTAAGTTTTATTTGACAAAAATGCTTTAACTTACAGCAAACAAATAGTGAATTGAATTCCACATCAAATGCTCTACTTTACTGTAAAATGTATAGCAGTACATGTAAGTTCATTGTTGCTCTTGTAATTTCACTTGCATTCATAAACATTATTTCGACTTAAATTTTAGTTACAGCTGTAAAAAATGTACagcatatacatgtatataaggcagtgtgctgtgttttttacagtaaaattgTAGTTTATGATTTACAGTACTCTTGGAAATTTTACAGTATTTGCAACCAAAGTTGCCAGTAAGTTACTGTAAATTTTACAGttaattttttacagtgtaatatAATGCTTTATGAAGGACACAGAGTCCTTTATTATTGCTCTTGTTTCCTTATTAAGTTTTTTATTACTTCAAATGAATCCAAagtgagggggggcacggtggcttaatgtttagcacgttcgcctcacacctccagggttgggggttcgattcctgcctccaccttgtgtgtgtggagtttgcatgttctccccgtgcctcgggggtttcctccgggtactctggtttcctcccccggtccaaagacatgcatggtaggtctctggaaaattgtctgtagtgtgtgattgcatgagtgaatgagagtgtgtgtgtgtgccctgcgatgggttggcactccgtccagggtgtatcctgccttgatgcccgatgacgcctgagataggcacgggctccccgtgacccgaggtggttcggataagcggtagaagatgaatgaatgaattaaattaattaaaattaattttaaaaaggcaAACCGGAGGAGACGGCGGCAAGgacaaactccctgagatgatatgaggtagaaacctttagaggaaccagactcagaagggaaccatcctcatttgggtgacactctacattaaatagtgtaaatgtaaataatgtaatttccaCAATAGTTCataatagtgcaactgagagctcctgaggaactaatgggtcatcgtaaactctgagttcaatGCAGACCTGactgctgataaagaccagaccatacagctgactgacataacattggttcaaaagaagggaTGACAGTCTCTGGgcggcttcatacacaacatttTTTCCCACTCCAGATCCTCTCCAAGTCCTTAATGTTTTGAGGCTGACGTTTGGCAACTCGAACCTTCAGTTCCCTCCACATATTttgtctggagactggctaggccacttTCATGCTGGAATACTCATCCACAACCCATTTTCAATGCCCTGGTTGAGGGAAGGAGGTTCTCACCAAAGATTTGACGGTACATGGCCCTGTCCATCATCCCTTTGATGCAGTGAAGTTGTCCTGTCCCCTTAGCAGAAAAACATCCCAAAGCATAAtgtttccacctccatgttaGATGGTGGGGATGTTGTTCTTGGGGTCATAGGCAgcattcctcctcctccaaacaCGGCAAGTTGAGTTGATGCTAGAGAGCTTgcttttggtctcatctgaccacaacaATTTCACCTGTCCTCTGAATCATTCAGATGTTCATTGGTGAACTTCAGACGATCCTGTACTTGTGCTTTCTTTAGCAGGGGGACCTTGTGGGCACTGCAGGATTTCAGTCCTTCAGGTCATTGTGTGTTACCATTTGTTTTCTTGGTGCCTTGAGATCATTGACAAGATCC
It includes:
- the LOC132840646 gene encoding uncharacterized protein LOC132840646, which translates into the protein MLVDNMQKHEVNPSKAQCQIVVQNIVKQYPDSFADVLSDGTKIGSGYASLLLQVKTRVEHVNRNNTLAHRRKERLRSSCRTVSQSSRRLADQYGCVSWQPEEFPAGENDDTLEEKHKQIVLLHSTEGMSGANRGELHKLMEVTYYRQRRDINATPPLSELKNSWPYLFCLKGIFLHFQLLTDISLLQKIMESIEGKGKRILRFFQEKPTNKEVCAVLSKYQEGNFLVLCILKLLMAHLKERTESLLIEADAAATAADMEREGLPDSPALIIQVLYSFHS